A genomic segment from Maniola hyperantus chromosome 4, iAphHyp1.2, whole genome shotgun sequence encodes:
- the Ctl2 gene encoding choline transporter-like 2 isoform X1 — protein MGCCDSCTVPSKDSREPIRYDPNFNGPIHNRSCTDILWLIIFILFLGAWGYIGYYSMTRGSIEDLLAPIDTRGQRCGLDSGLENKKYLIFFNIAKCLSPGTPITGCDTTQVCVERCPDKTVLFKKELEQNPSSFQQIKSDMICTQDVNMQTLTYAQALQYIEKDKCASFILQSQPVLFRCIGDLSTLQCKDTKKTENRKNDETCVHNPEDAKKSLLNRATVLDSYVGWIAASWVTFFTRNERETHVLSAQIVQDLVQSRWYMAGALVAVVLLCFVYILLLRWVITPVVWLSIAGLFALMGFAIYLCYKNYEYYKANPVGLYQTTNLKGYAQSIFAKQETWLVILIALAVVLLILFLVVVFLRSRITIAIALIREGSKAVTSVKSTILFPIFPWIFQCAIIAYGILVLMFLLSIGERAFRVVNLRNDTTCSCGGVYTEEGASCNPLTFAEKCHDTSSVGGLLPCQLAGCHFTGIDNPHNVIYMHLVNLLGFFWAMFFISGVADMMLASTFSTWYWTFHKNDLPFFTLTSGIFRTLRYHLGTVAFGALIIAIVRVIRVLLEYIDHKVKKFDNAFTRCIMCCCKCMFWCLENFLKFVNKNAYIMCAVHGKNFCRSANDAFSLLMRNIIRVVVLDKVADFIFFLSKLLISLGVGFAVYYLLEWNYVYEVTRGERLHYNHVPAVILSVATYLICTIFFNVYSMAVDTLFLCFLEDCERNDGSPEKPYFMSKNLMKILGKRNKKTT, from the exons ATGGGTTGCTGTGACAGTTGCACTGTGCCGTCCAAAGATTCCA GAGAGCCTATACGATACGACCCCAACTTCAACGGCCCGATCCACAACCGCTCTTGCACGGACATCTTATGGCTAATTATCTTCATCCTCTTCCTCGGAGCATGGGGCTATATTGGATACTACA GTATGACAAGAGGAAGCATCGAAGACCTATTAGCACCTATCGATACAAGAGGACAAAGATGCGGCCTGGACTCCGGTCTTGAAAACAAAAAGTATCTCATCTTCTTTAACATCGCTAAGTGTCTGTCACCGGGAACTCCTATAACTGGATGTGATACCACGCAA GTGTGTGTAGAGCGATGTCCGGACAAAACTGTGCTATTTAAAAAGGAGTTAGAACAAAATCCCAGCTCATTCCAACAAATAAAATCGGATATGATTTGCACCCAAGATGTGAACATGCAAACATTGACATATGCGCAAGCACTCCAATACATCGAAAAAGATAAATGTGCCAGTTTCATATTGCAGAGTCAACCAG TGTTGTTCCGCTGCATCGGAGACCTCTCAACCTTGCAATGCAAGGATACGAAGAAGACAGAGAATAGAAAAAACGACGAAACCTGCGTCCACAATCCAGAAGACGCCAAGAAATCATTGCTAAACCGCGCAACAGTACTGGACTCGTACGTGGGCTGGATCGCTGCGAGCTGGGTTACTTTCTTCACGAGGAATGAGCGGGAAACACACGTT TTGTCGGCGCAAATTGTTCAGGACCTGGTTCAATCCCGATGGTATATGGCTGGAGCCCTCGTCGCCGTGGTATTGCTCTGCTTCGTCTACATACTCCTGCTGCGATGGGTGATCACACCTGTGGTCTGGCTTTCAATCGCAGGCTTGTTTGCTTTAATGGGATTTG CTATTTACCTGTGTTACAAGAACTATGAGTACTACAAAGCAAACCCCGTCGGTCTTTACCAAACAACCAACTTGAAAGGATACGCGCAATCTATTTTTGCCAAACAAGAGACCTGGCTCGTGATTCTCATAGCGTTGGCTGTGGTACTACTTATTTTGTTCTTGGTAGTAGTTTTCCTGCGAAGTCGGATAACCATTGCTATTGCACTTATACGTGAAGGAAgcaa GGCCGTTACATCAGTAAAATCTACGATACTATTCCCTATATTCCCATGGATCTTCCAATGCGCTATCATCGCTTATGGGATTTTGGTTCTTATGTTTTTGCTGTCGATTGGCGAGCGGGCCTTCCGCGTTGTGAACTTGCGAAATGATACTACTTGCAGCTGCGGCGGGGTATACACGGAG gAGGGGGCCTCATGCAACCCGCTAACATTCGCAGAGAAATGCCACGACACAAGCTCCGTCGGTGGCCTTTTGCCGTGTCAATTGGCTGGCTGTCACTTCACCGGCATCGATAACCCCCATAACGTGATCTACATGCATC TCGTCAACCTGTTGGGCTTTTTCTGGGCGATGTTCTTCATCAGTGGAGTTGCGGACATGATGCTGGCGAGTACATTCTCCACATGGTATTGGACTTTCCATAAGAACGACTTGCCGTTCTTCACTCTAACCTCGGGAATTTTCAGAACGCTCCG ATACCACTTGGGAACTGTGGCATTTGGAGCTCTAATAATTGCCATAGTACGAGTGATCAGAGTTCTCCTCGAGTACATCGACCACAAAGTCAAAAAGTTCGACAATGCATTCACGCGGTGCATAATGTGTTGCTGCAAGTGCATGTTCTGGTGCCTGGAGAACTTCCTGAAGTTCGTGAACAAGAACGCGTACATCATGTGCGCTGTTCATGGGAAGAACTTTTGCAGGAGCGCCAATGACGCGTTTTCATTGCTCATGAGGAATATTATTCGAGTCGTCGTATTGGACAAG GTAGCCGATTTCATCTTTTTCCTCTCGAAGCTCCTGATTTCCCTTGGAGTGGGCTTCGCGGTGTACTACCTGCTGGAGTGGAACTACGTGTACGAAGTGACGAGGGGCGAGCGCCTGCACTACAACCACGTGCCGGCAGTCATACTGAGCGTCGCCACGTATCTCATATGCACCATATTCTTCAACGTGTACTCGATGGCGGTGGACACACTGTTCCTATGTttct TGGAAGACTGCGAGCGGAACGACGGCTCTCCGGAAAAACCGTACTTCATGTCGAAAAACCTCATGAAGATTCTCGGCAAGAGAAACAAAAAGACAACATAA
- the Ctl2 gene encoding choline transporter-like 2 isoform X3: protein MGCCDSCTVPSKDSREPIRYDPNFNGPIHNRSCTDILWLIIFILFLGAWGYIGYYSMTRGSIEDLLAPIDTRGQRCGLDSGLENKKYLIFFNIAKCLSPGTPITGCDTTQVCVERCPDKTVLFKKELEQNPSSFQQIKSDMICTQDVNMQTLTYAQALQYIEKDKCASFILQSQPVLGRCFVNVTAAMEVLRDVSNGTLDMAESEVLEQLANLFRFKQLSAQIVQDLVQSRWYMAGALVAVVLLCFVYILLLRWVITPVVWLSIAGLFALMGFAIYLCYKNYEYYKANPVGLYQTTNLKGYAQSIFAKQETWLVILIALAVVLLILFLVVVFLRSRITIAIALIREGSKAVTSVKSTILFPIFPWIFQCAIIAYGILVLMFLLSIGERAFRVVNLRNDTTCSCGGVYTEEGASCNPLTFAEKCHDTSSVGGLLPCQLAGCHFTGIDNPHNVIYMHLVNLLGFFWAMFFISGVADMMLASTFSTWYWTFHKNDLPFFTLTSGIFRTLRYHLGTVAFGALIIAIVRVIRVLLEYIDHKVKKFDNAFTRCIMCCCKCMFWCLENFLKFVNKNAYIMCAVHGKNFCRSANDAFSLLMRNIIRVVVLDKVADFIFFLSKLLISLGVGFAVYYLLEWNYVYEVTRGERLHYNHVPAVILSVATYLICTIFFNVYSMAVDTLFLCFLEDCERNDGSPEKPYFMSKNLMKILGKRNKKTT from the exons ATGGGTTGCTGTGACAGTTGCACTGTGCCGTCCAAAGATTCCA GAGAGCCTATACGATACGACCCCAACTTCAACGGCCCGATCCACAACCGCTCTTGCACGGACATCTTATGGCTAATTATCTTCATCCTCTTCCTCGGAGCATGGGGCTATATTGGATACTACA GTATGACAAGAGGAAGCATCGAAGACCTATTAGCACCTATCGATACAAGAGGACAAAGATGCGGCCTGGACTCCGGTCTTGAAAACAAAAAGTATCTCATCTTCTTTAACATCGCTAAGTGTCTGTCACCGGGAACTCCTATAACTGGATGTGATACCACGCAA GTGTGTGTAGAGCGATGTCCGGACAAAACTGTGCTATTTAAAAAGGAGTTAGAACAAAATCCCAGCTCATTCCAACAAATAAAATCGGATATGATTTGCACCCAAGATGTGAACATGCAAACATTGACATATGCGCAAGCACTCCAATACATCGAAAAAGATAAATGTGCCAGTTTCATATTGCAGAGTCAACCAG TGCTGGGTCGGTGCTTTGTAAACGTCACAGCGGCCATGGAGGTGTTGCGAGACGTCTCCAACGGTACCCTCGACATGGCGGAAAGCGAGGTGCTGGAACAGCTCGCCAACTTGTTTAGATTTAAGCAG TTGTCGGCGCAAATTGTTCAGGACCTGGTTCAATCCCGATGGTATATGGCTGGAGCCCTCGTCGCCGTGGTATTGCTCTGCTTCGTCTACATACTCCTGCTGCGATGGGTGATCACACCTGTGGTCTGGCTTTCAATCGCAGGCTTGTTTGCTTTAATGGGATTTG CTATTTACCTGTGTTACAAGAACTATGAGTACTACAAAGCAAACCCCGTCGGTCTTTACCAAACAACCAACTTGAAAGGATACGCGCAATCTATTTTTGCCAAACAAGAGACCTGGCTCGTGATTCTCATAGCGTTGGCTGTGGTACTACTTATTTTGTTCTTGGTAGTAGTTTTCCTGCGAAGTCGGATAACCATTGCTATTGCACTTATACGTGAAGGAAgcaa GGCCGTTACATCAGTAAAATCTACGATACTATTCCCTATATTCCCATGGATCTTCCAATGCGCTATCATCGCTTATGGGATTTTGGTTCTTATGTTTTTGCTGTCGATTGGCGAGCGGGCCTTCCGCGTTGTGAACTTGCGAAATGATACTACTTGCAGCTGCGGCGGGGTATACACGGAG gAGGGGGCCTCATGCAACCCGCTAACATTCGCAGAGAAATGCCACGACACAAGCTCCGTCGGTGGCCTTTTGCCGTGTCAATTGGCTGGCTGTCACTTCACCGGCATCGATAACCCCCATAACGTGATCTACATGCATC TCGTCAACCTGTTGGGCTTTTTCTGGGCGATGTTCTTCATCAGTGGAGTTGCGGACATGATGCTGGCGAGTACATTCTCCACATGGTATTGGACTTTCCATAAGAACGACTTGCCGTTCTTCACTCTAACCTCGGGAATTTTCAGAACGCTCCG ATACCACTTGGGAACTGTGGCATTTGGAGCTCTAATAATTGCCATAGTACGAGTGATCAGAGTTCTCCTCGAGTACATCGACCACAAAGTCAAAAAGTTCGACAATGCATTCACGCGGTGCATAATGTGTTGCTGCAAGTGCATGTTCTGGTGCCTGGAGAACTTCCTGAAGTTCGTGAACAAGAACGCGTACATCATGTGCGCTGTTCATGGGAAGAACTTTTGCAGGAGCGCCAATGACGCGTTTTCATTGCTCATGAGGAATATTATTCGAGTCGTCGTATTGGACAAG GTAGCCGATTTCATCTTTTTCCTCTCGAAGCTCCTGATTTCCCTTGGAGTGGGCTTCGCGGTGTACTACCTGCTGGAGTGGAACTACGTGTACGAAGTGACGAGGGGCGAGCGCCTGCACTACAACCACGTGCCGGCAGTCATACTGAGCGTCGCCACGTATCTCATATGCACCATATTCTTCAACGTGTACTCGATGGCGGTGGACACACTGTTCCTATGTttct TGGAAGACTGCGAGCGGAACGACGGCTCTCCGGAAAAACCGTACTTCATGTCGAAAAACCTCATGAAGATTCTCGGCAAGAGAAACAAAAAGACAACATAA
- the Ctl2 gene encoding choline transporter-like 2 isoform X4, translating into MCQFHIAESTRENDPASVLFRCIGDLSTLQCKDTKKTENRKNDETCVHNPEDAKKSLLNRATVLDSYVGWIAASWVTFFTRNERETHVLSAQIVQDLVQSRWYMAGALVAVVLLCFVYILLLRWVITPVVWLSIAGLFALMGFAIYLCYKNYEYYKANPVGLYQTTNLKGYAQSIFAKQETWLVILIALAVVLLILFLVVVFLRSRITIAIALIREGSKAVTSVKSTILFPIFPWIFQCAIIAYGILVLMFLLSIGERAFRVVNLRNDTTCSCGGVYTEEGASCNPLTFAEKCHDTSSVGGLLPCQLAGCHFTGIDNPHNVIYMHLVNLLGFFWAMFFISGVADMMLASTFSTWYWTFHKNDLPFFTLTSGIFRTLRYHLGTVAFGALIIAIVRVIRVLLEYIDHKVKKFDNAFTRCIMCCCKCMFWCLENFLKFVNKNAYIMCAVHGKNFCRSANDAFSLLMRNIIRVVVLDKVADFIFFLSKLLISLGVGFAVYYLLEWNYVYEVTRGERLHYNHVPAVILSVATYLICTIFFNVYSMAVDTLFLCFLEDCERNDGSPEKPYFMSKNLMKILGKRNKKTT; encoded by the exons ATGTGCCAGTTTCATATTGCAGAGTCAACCAG AGAAAATGATCCCGCTTCAGTGTTGTTCCGCTGCATCGGAGACCTCTCAACCTTGCAATGCAAGGATACGAAGAAGACAGAGAATAGAAAAAACGACGAAACCTGCGTCCACAATCCAGAAGACGCCAAGAAATCATTGCTAAACCGCGCAACAGTACTGGACTCGTACGTGGGCTGGATCGCTGCGAGCTGGGTTACTTTCTTCACGAGGAATGAGCGGGAAACACACGTT TTGTCGGCGCAAATTGTTCAGGACCTGGTTCAATCCCGATGGTATATGGCTGGAGCCCTCGTCGCCGTGGTATTGCTCTGCTTCGTCTACATACTCCTGCTGCGATGGGTGATCACACCTGTGGTCTGGCTTTCAATCGCAGGCTTGTTTGCTTTAATGGGATTTG CTATTTACCTGTGTTACAAGAACTATGAGTACTACAAAGCAAACCCCGTCGGTCTTTACCAAACAACCAACTTGAAAGGATACGCGCAATCTATTTTTGCCAAACAAGAGACCTGGCTCGTGATTCTCATAGCGTTGGCTGTGGTACTACTTATTTTGTTCTTGGTAGTAGTTTTCCTGCGAAGTCGGATAACCATTGCTATTGCACTTATACGTGAAGGAAgcaa GGCCGTTACATCAGTAAAATCTACGATACTATTCCCTATATTCCCATGGATCTTCCAATGCGCTATCATCGCTTATGGGATTTTGGTTCTTATGTTTTTGCTGTCGATTGGCGAGCGGGCCTTCCGCGTTGTGAACTTGCGAAATGATACTACTTGCAGCTGCGGCGGGGTATACACGGAG gAGGGGGCCTCATGCAACCCGCTAACATTCGCAGAGAAATGCCACGACACAAGCTCCGTCGGTGGCCTTTTGCCGTGTCAATTGGCTGGCTGTCACTTCACCGGCATCGATAACCCCCATAACGTGATCTACATGCATC TCGTCAACCTGTTGGGCTTTTTCTGGGCGATGTTCTTCATCAGTGGAGTTGCGGACATGATGCTGGCGAGTACATTCTCCACATGGTATTGGACTTTCCATAAGAACGACTTGCCGTTCTTCACTCTAACCTCGGGAATTTTCAGAACGCTCCG ATACCACTTGGGAACTGTGGCATTTGGAGCTCTAATAATTGCCATAGTACGAGTGATCAGAGTTCTCCTCGAGTACATCGACCACAAAGTCAAAAAGTTCGACAATGCATTCACGCGGTGCATAATGTGTTGCTGCAAGTGCATGTTCTGGTGCCTGGAGAACTTCCTGAAGTTCGTGAACAAGAACGCGTACATCATGTGCGCTGTTCATGGGAAGAACTTTTGCAGGAGCGCCAATGACGCGTTTTCATTGCTCATGAGGAATATTATTCGAGTCGTCGTATTGGACAAG GTAGCCGATTTCATCTTTTTCCTCTCGAAGCTCCTGATTTCCCTTGGAGTGGGCTTCGCGGTGTACTACCTGCTGGAGTGGAACTACGTGTACGAAGTGACGAGGGGCGAGCGCCTGCACTACAACCACGTGCCGGCAGTCATACTGAGCGTCGCCACGTATCTCATATGCACCATATTCTTCAACGTGTACTCGATGGCGGTGGACACACTGTTCCTATGTttct TGGAAGACTGCGAGCGGAACGACGGCTCTCCGGAAAAACCGTACTTCATGTCGAAAAACCTCATGAAGATTCTCGGCAAGAGAAACAAAAAGACAACATAA
- the Ctl2 gene encoding choline transporter-like 2 isoform X2 — protein sequence MGKDYGEPIRYDPNFNGPIHNRSCTDILWLIIFILFLGAWGYIGYYSMTRGSIEDLLAPIDTRGQRCGLDSGLENKKYLIFFNIAKCLSPGTPITGCDTTQVCVERCPDKTVLFKKELEQNPSSFQQIKSDMICTQDVNMQTLTYAQALQYIEKDKCASFILQSQPVLFRCIGDLSTLQCKDTKKTENRKNDETCVHNPEDAKKSLLNRATVLDSYVGWIAASWVTFFTRNERETHVLSAQIVQDLVQSRWYMAGALVAVVLLCFVYILLLRWVITPVVWLSIAGLFALMGFAIYLCYKNYEYYKANPVGLYQTTNLKGYAQSIFAKQETWLVILIALAVVLLILFLVVVFLRSRITIAIALIREGSKAVTSVKSTILFPIFPWIFQCAIIAYGILVLMFLLSIGERAFRVVNLRNDTTCSCGGVYTEEGASCNPLTFAEKCHDTSSVGGLLPCQLAGCHFTGIDNPHNVIYMHLVNLLGFFWAMFFISGVADMMLASTFSTWYWTFHKNDLPFFTLTSGIFRTLRYHLGTVAFGALIIAIVRVIRVLLEYIDHKVKKFDNAFTRCIMCCCKCMFWCLENFLKFVNKNAYIMCAVHGKNFCRSANDAFSLLMRNIIRVVVLDKVADFIFFLSKLLISLGVGFAVYYLLEWNYVYEVTRGERLHYNHVPAVILSVATYLICTIFFNVYSMAVDTLFLCFLEDCERNDGSPEKPYFMSKNLMKILGKRNKKTT from the exons ATGGGTAAAGATTACG GAGAGCCTATACGATACGACCCCAACTTCAACGGCCCGATCCACAACCGCTCTTGCACGGACATCTTATGGCTAATTATCTTCATCCTCTTCCTCGGAGCATGGGGCTATATTGGATACTACA GTATGACAAGAGGAAGCATCGAAGACCTATTAGCACCTATCGATACAAGAGGACAAAGATGCGGCCTGGACTCCGGTCTTGAAAACAAAAAGTATCTCATCTTCTTTAACATCGCTAAGTGTCTGTCACCGGGAACTCCTATAACTGGATGTGATACCACGCAA GTGTGTGTAGAGCGATGTCCGGACAAAACTGTGCTATTTAAAAAGGAGTTAGAACAAAATCCCAGCTCATTCCAACAAATAAAATCGGATATGATTTGCACCCAAGATGTGAACATGCAAACATTGACATATGCGCAAGCACTCCAATACATCGAAAAAGATAAATGTGCCAGTTTCATATTGCAGAGTCAACCAG TGTTGTTCCGCTGCATCGGAGACCTCTCAACCTTGCAATGCAAGGATACGAAGAAGACAGAGAATAGAAAAAACGACGAAACCTGCGTCCACAATCCAGAAGACGCCAAGAAATCATTGCTAAACCGCGCAACAGTACTGGACTCGTACGTGGGCTGGATCGCTGCGAGCTGGGTTACTTTCTTCACGAGGAATGAGCGGGAAACACACGTT TTGTCGGCGCAAATTGTTCAGGACCTGGTTCAATCCCGATGGTATATGGCTGGAGCCCTCGTCGCCGTGGTATTGCTCTGCTTCGTCTACATACTCCTGCTGCGATGGGTGATCACACCTGTGGTCTGGCTTTCAATCGCAGGCTTGTTTGCTTTAATGGGATTTG CTATTTACCTGTGTTACAAGAACTATGAGTACTACAAAGCAAACCCCGTCGGTCTTTACCAAACAACCAACTTGAAAGGATACGCGCAATCTATTTTTGCCAAACAAGAGACCTGGCTCGTGATTCTCATAGCGTTGGCTGTGGTACTACTTATTTTGTTCTTGGTAGTAGTTTTCCTGCGAAGTCGGATAACCATTGCTATTGCACTTATACGTGAAGGAAgcaa GGCCGTTACATCAGTAAAATCTACGATACTATTCCCTATATTCCCATGGATCTTCCAATGCGCTATCATCGCTTATGGGATTTTGGTTCTTATGTTTTTGCTGTCGATTGGCGAGCGGGCCTTCCGCGTTGTGAACTTGCGAAATGATACTACTTGCAGCTGCGGCGGGGTATACACGGAG gAGGGGGCCTCATGCAACCCGCTAACATTCGCAGAGAAATGCCACGACACAAGCTCCGTCGGTGGCCTTTTGCCGTGTCAATTGGCTGGCTGTCACTTCACCGGCATCGATAACCCCCATAACGTGATCTACATGCATC TCGTCAACCTGTTGGGCTTTTTCTGGGCGATGTTCTTCATCAGTGGAGTTGCGGACATGATGCTGGCGAGTACATTCTCCACATGGTATTGGACTTTCCATAAGAACGACTTGCCGTTCTTCACTCTAACCTCGGGAATTTTCAGAACGCTCCG ATACCACTTGGGAACTGTGGCATTTGGAGCTCTAATAATTGCCATAGTACGAGTGATCAGAGTTCTCCTCGAGTACATCGACCACAAAGTCAAAAAGTTCGACAATGCATTCACGCGGTGCATAATGTGTTGCTGCAAGTGCATGTTCTGGTGCCTGGAGAACTTCCTGAAGTTCGTGAACAAGAACGCGTACATCATGTGCGCTGTTCATGGGAAGAACTTTTGCAGGAGCGCCAATGACGCGTTTTCATTGCTCATGAGGAATATTATTCGAGTCGTCGTATTGGACAAG GTAGCCGATTTCATCTTTTTCCTCTCGAAGCTCCTGATTTCCCTTGGAGTGGGCTTCGCGGTGTACTACCTGCTGGAGTGGAACTACGTGTACGAAGTGACGAGGGGCGAGCGCCTGCACTACAACCACGTGCCGGCAGTCATACTGAGCGTCGCCACGTATCTCATATGCACCATATTCTTCAACGTGTACTCGATGGCGGTGGACACACTGTTCCTATGTttct TGGAAGACTGCGAGCGGAACGACGGCTCTCCGGAAAAACCGTACTTCATGTCGAAAAACCTCATGAAGATTCTCGGCAAGAGAAACAAAAAGACAACATAA